In the genome of Vibrio sp. NTOU-M3, one region contains:
- the tssJ gene encoding type VI secretion system lipoprotein TssJ yields MVRLLLFLTIMISGCSSDSTPVVSQYRLKISTDDAINPTGYNDANPVVIRIYQLTDQQMFNQLPFIDLYNNDVQLLAANLVSKQVLPVALPKTTTDVTLDINKNTQYLAVLVEFANYQQSEPKSVSTLPGNDDQYLQLSVSGLNATLEIITPDSSWWQIF; encoded by the coding sequence ATGGTTCGATTATTACTGTTTCTCACCATCATGATATCGGGGTGCTCGTCTGACTCGACTCCCGTCGTATCGCAATACCGTTTAAAAATCAGCACGGATGATGCGATAAATCCAACGGGTTATAACGATGCGAACCCAGTTGTCATTCGAATTTATCAGCTCACTGACCAACAAATGTTCAACCAGCTGCCTTTTATCGATTTGTACAACAACGATGTTCAGCTACTTGCGGCTAACCTTGTCTCTAAACAAGTACTGCCCGTTGCATTACCAAAAACAACCACTGATGTGACATTAGACATCAACAAGAACACTCAATATCTCGCCGTATTGGTCGAGTTTGCCAACTATCAGCAAAGTGAGCCGAAGTCGGTCTCAACACTTCCAGGCAACGATGACCAGTATTTACAACTGTCCGTTTCAGGTTTGAACGCAACATTAGAAATCATCACACCTGATTCCAGTTGGTGGCAGATCTTTTAA
- the tssK gene encoding type VI secretion system baseplate subunit TssK, with protein MDAFKKVVWQEGMFIAPQHFQQQDRYVQNYIRQNVETLAGFAPFYGITELTINHDLLKIGKLSVTTCSGVFPDGTYFDLKREIAIDIPQGTIESNAYLALPISLQGNNDYSNTESAQSRYITQSIDVFDTATTDNASVEIDVAHLNISIKLEGEDMSGFTLIPVAKILESTESGDVILDRAFIPACLHYGASQFLTERVKEIHALTSNRASNLLKRIQAGQGQKSAQSMMQDYLWLQTLNTWLPWFDLTISNDKLQTHQLYEKLKQFEAQVMALTPAIPDVCQPLQYHKLYQNFNPLFSNLRNLLTLVQQDSVIEFHWDSSLFEKRRLLRTMIKDPSSVANRRFVLSVRSNVSSSELNELFPISAKLSNNNRIVDIVRNALSGIQLTPLPLAPSELKPMQGMAYFEIDTSDRMWTEMLENRDAIALHIDARIAELDVVLYALR; from the coding sequence GTGGACGCATTTAAGAAAGTAGTATGGCAAGAAGGTATGTTCATTGCCCCACAACATTTTCAACAACAAGACCGATACGTTCAAAATTACATTCGTCAGAACGTAGAAACACTGGCGGGCTTTGCTCCATTCTACGGCATCACCGAACTCACCATTAATCACGATTTACTTAAAATCGGTAAGTTGTCAGTAACAACGTGTTCAGGAGTATTTCCAGATGGCACGTACTTTGACTTAAAACGAGAAATTGCCATTGATATCCCGCAAGGAACCATCGAGTCAAACGCGTATCTAGCCCTGCCAATTTCACTTCAAGGAAACAACGATTACAGCAATACTGAATCTGCTCAGTCTCGCTATATCACTCAGTCTATCGACGTGTTCGATACTGCCACCACAGACAATGCTAGCGTCGAAATTGATGTTGCCCACTTAAATATCAGTATTAAGTTGGAAGGCGAAGATATGTCAGGCTTTACGCTCATTCCTGTCGCAAAGATTCTTGAAAGTACCGAATCGGGAGATGTCATTCTTGACCGAGCTTTCATTCCGGCTTGCTTACATTATGGCGCATCACAGTTCCTCACAGAGCGAGTGAAAGAGATCCATGCCCTAACCAGCAATCGTGCATCCAATCTACTCAAACGAATTCAGGCAGGACAAGGGCAAAAAAGCGCCCAGTCCATGATGCAAGATTATCTCTGGCTTCAAACTCTAAATACTTGGTTGCCTTGGTTTGACCTGACCATCAGCAATGACAAGCTGCAAACACACCAACTCTATGAAAAGCTGAAACAGTTTGAAGCACAAGTGATGGCGTTAACACCCGCTATTCCTGATGTGTGCCAACCATTGCAATACCACAAGCTGTATCAGAATTTTAATCCGCTGTTTTCTAACCTTAGAAATTTACTGACATTAGTTCAGCAAGACTCTGTTATCGAATTCCACTGGGACAGTTCATTATTCGAAAAACGCCGCCTACTGCGCACTATGATCAAAGACCCAAGTAGTGTAGCTAATCGTCGCTTTGTACTGAGTGTTAGATCTAACGTTAGCAGTTCTGAACTCAACGAGTTGTTTCCGATATCAGCCAAGCTTAGTAACAACAACCGCATCGTTGATATCGTGCGCAATGCCCTGTCTGGAATCCAATTGACACCATTACCGTTAGCGCCTAGCGAGCTAAAACCAATGCAAGGGATGGCATATTTTGAAATCGACACCTCCGATCGCATGTGGACGGAAATGCTTGAAAACAGAGATGCAATTGCACTGCATATCGATGCCCGCATAGCAGAATTGGACGTCGTTTTGTACGCGCTGAGGTAG
- a CDS encoding MFS transporter yields the protein MEAKLQSKRGINLSLRGKLTLAIVSVLLFSVTLNTVLSFLNFEKRLTTTSDSIYQVVLQETYSDISQALSFGLPLASITNIQSLIERRSTLVSGIKAIEVIDINGNTLFAIGEQTHEAERVLSKPIVNTFNIVVGELKLHYATSQLSILTDTLFQHQLSYAVFWIFATGLIGYVTLRYLLNSFSSVIVHGQHILDNHNIAKEDKLLATQKLILHTSKGKRWQSAKTKSFPLLVICLAITLTIFANVGSSYQSMQLFSSVYQQQLEQKSSLIGHTLTTMVERLLGHGIPLNKLNGLEQEFAQYIEHHPELIAITLQQNHQTLYHFPEHISPVNQGVNNTLKSTSNTQIELNVATDDNLIIQLMKDSAMDMLTVLVASCLVVAEIILFFCNYMIRMPWHHIKQMLVNANRDMVSHVSNIRSTDEIGRLIASLRLLIVSFHPTQKKHVLDSQDYHFIRLPMFILVFAEAASLAFFPNYVASLPTNQTWLPESLITSLPISLFMLCWAISLPFAGYWSDKVGRRRSLITGGIITSLGLLATSLSSNLEFLLVTRAVTAIGYGIVFISAQGYVSDTTSDHNRTKGMATFLSAFFSGSLCGAAIGGILADKLGYATTFALASILGFISVLLVASFFEKGQTNQQSRPVQLRDFKLLFSNKYFALITLFSAIPAKVVLTGFLYYICPVYLQYLGESSAVSGRVMMGYGLAIIVISPLSAILIDKWDRKISFIVLGGVISAIALLNIILLPGTVGLLAIVIMIGIAHGICISPQVPLLVDLLANQDIDKGKVIGIFRLTERLGNIAGPMLAGLALSLFQYEKTIMMFGIALLVSSLTLTAFYLLFTRRDREQLEAIK from the coding sequence ATGGAAGCTAAGCTGCAATCAAAACGTGGAATTAATTTGTCTCTCAGAGGCAAGTTGACGCTTGCTATTGTGTCCGTATTGCTATTTTCTGTTACGTTAAATACAGTCTTAAGTTTTCTGAACTTTGAAAAACGGCTCACAACAACAAGTGACTCGATTTACCAAGTTGTTCTACAGGAAACTTATAGCGATATATCACAAGCGTTAAGTTTTGGCCTCCCCCTCGCTTCCATCACCAATATTCAATCCTTGATTGAACGCCGCTCGACTCTTGTCTCAGGCATTAAAGCGATTGAAGTCATTGATATTAATGGCAACACTCTCTTTGCGATTGGAGAGCAAACACATGAAGCAGAGCGTGTTTTATCAAAGCCTATCGTCAACACCTTTAACATCGTGGTTGGAGAATTAAAGCTTCATTATGCCACTTCACAGCTCTCGATACTTACCGATACCTTGTTTCAACACCAGCTGAGTTATGCTGTTTTTTGGATCTTTGCCACAGGGCTTATTGGTTATGTCACTCTTCGGTATTTATTGAACTCATTTTCATCGGTGATTGTTCATGGTCAACATATTTTAGATAACCACAACATAGCGAAAGAAGATAAGTTGCTTGCAACACAAAAGCTCATTCTACACACGAGCAAAGGCAAACGCTGGCAATCGGCAAAAACCAAATCCTTTCCTCTGTTGGTTATTTGCTTAGCCATTACATTAACGATATTTGCCAACGTTGGTAGTTCATACCAATCAATGCAGTTGTTCTCATCTGTTTATCAACAACAACTAGAACAAAAATCGAGTTTGATAGGCCATACGCTCACCACCATGGTTGAGAGACTGCTAGGACACGGCATTCCATTAAATAAACTCAATGGTCTTGAGCAAGAATTTGCTCAATATATTGAACATCACCCGGAACTGATTGCCATAACCTTGCAACAGAACCACCAAACGCTTTATCACTTTCCAGAGCATATCTCACCTGTAAATCAGGGAGTAAACAATACGCTCAAAAGCACGTCTAATACCCAAATAGAGCTCAATGTCGCCACCGATGACAACCTAATCATCCAGTTAATGAAAGACAGTGCAATGGATATGCTAACTGTGCTGGTTGCCTCTTGCCTCGTTGTTGCCGAAATTATTCTATTCTTCTGTAACTATATGATCCGCATGCCTTGGCATCACATCAAACAGATGCTGGTTAATGCGAACAGAGACATGGTTAGCCACGTCAGTAATATCAGAAGTACTGATGAAATAGGAAGGCTCATTGCCAGTCTGCGTCTATTGATCGTAAGCTTTCACCCAACTCAGAAAAAACATGTATTAGACAGTCAGGACTACCATTTTATTCGTCTGCCAATGTTTATCTTGGTTTTTGCAGAAGCCGCATCCCTCGCCTTTTTCCCCAACTACGTAGCAAGCCTACCTACCAATCAAACTTGGTTACCAGAAAGCTTGATCACGAGCCTCCCTATTTCGCTCTTCATGTTATGTTGGGCTATTTCACTGCCCTTCGCTGGCTATTGGTCAGACAAAGTAGGACGCCGCCGTTCACTGATCACAGGCGGCATCATTACCAGCTTAGGTTTACTCGCAACTTCTCTGTCATCCAATCTTGAGTTTTTGCTGGTGACACGAGCAGTTACTGCCATTGGTTACGGTATCGTCTTTATTTCTGCTCAAGGGTATGTTTCCGATACCACCAGCGACCACAATCGAACAAAGGGAATGGCAACATTCTTGTCTGCTTTCTTCTCGGGGTCTCTGTGTGGCGCGGCAATAGGAGGGATACTGGCGGACAAGTTAGGTTACGCAACCACATTTGCTTTAGCCTCAATTCTCGGGTTTATCAGCGTCCTTCTTGTTGCAAGTTTCTTTGAAAAAGGCCAAACCAATCAACAAAGTAGGCCAGTACAACTGAGAGACTTTAAATTGCTGTTCAGCAATAAGTACTTTGCGCTCATTACCCTTTTTAGTGCAATACCTGCCAAGGTGGTGTTAACGGGCTTTCTCTATTACATCTGCCCTGTTTACCTTCAGTACCTCGGAGAAAGCAGTGCTGTATCTGGGCGCGTTATGATGGGGTACGGACTCGCTATCATCGTTATCTCCCCACTCAGTGCCATTTTGATCGACAAGTGGGATCGAAAAATCAGTTTTATTGTTCTTGGCGGGGTGATCTCTGCCATCGCACTGCTCAATATTATTCTTCTCCCCGGAACGGTTGGCTTACTCGCTATCGTTATCATGATTGGTATTGCACATGGGATTTGTATATCGCCTCAGGTGCCTTTGTTGGTCGATTTACTTGCAAATCAAGACATCGATAAAGGAAAGGTCATCGGTATTTTCCGCCTAACTGAAAGACTGGGAAATATCGCTGGCCCAATGTTGGCCGGACTGGCTTTAAGTCTGTTCCAGTACGAAAAAACCATCATGATGTTTGGGATTGCACTACTTGTCAGCTCATTAACCCTAACCGCCTTCTATTTACTCTTCACTCGTAGGGATCGTGAACAACTGGAGGCGATAAAATGA
- a CDS encoding FHA domain-containing protein has product MAISIHLISVPAEEVVTSRVIYLPEQGGELGRAPSCDIALPDQHKRISRVHGQITRNGKGYTIKNMGKNPLQLNDKPLTSNKDYPLSDGDIIKIENYSMLVSTFANSTSTEEEPQHEEPSMSQPFSLNLEDEDADFLETASLSPDIVEENPFSHKNVLSDDPFSSDPFEDIDAEKIDPNIELSGDAVPREDSRGPKHHEYLPVSEGKDTQIEASIDKLITITEKNQQYLRNPMLQHEVLFQALEQTIDQFLAELEPSQLEHQFNEYMSGGLFSSKEKRYWRIYRKHFKRRQDSGDFRRQFKALFMENMQKTREEK; this is encoded by the coding sequence GTGGCAATCAGTATTCATTTGATTTCTGTACCCGCTGAAGAGGTCGTAACCTCACGCGTGATTTATTTACCAGAACAAGGAGGTGAGCTTGGTCGGGCACCTTCATGTGATATCGCTTTACCCGATCAACACAAGCGGATCTCCCGTGTTCATGGTCAGATTACACGTAATGGTAAAGGGTATACCATTAAAAACATGGGAAAAAACCCTCTTCAGCTTAACGATAAGCCATTAACTTCAAACAAGGATTATCCCCTTAGTGATGGGGATATCATCAAGATCGAAAACTATTCAATGTTGGTATCTACTTTTGCTAATTCAACAAGCACAGAAGAAGAACCTCAACATGAAGAACCATCTATGAGCCAACCATTCTCTCTAAATTTAGAAGATGAAGATGCAGACTTTCTTGAGACGGCCTCCCTGTCTCCCGATATTGTGGAAGAAAATCCCTTTTCACATAAAAATGTACTGAGTGATGACCCATTTTCTAGCGATCCATTTGAAGACATAGACGCAGAAAAAATTGACCCAAACATCGAATTGAGTGGCGATGCAGTGCCAAGGGAAGATTCTCGCGGTCCAAAGCATCACGAATACCTCCCAGTTTCTGAAGGTAAAGACACACAAATCGAAGCATCCATCGATAAACTCATCACCATCACGGAAAAAAACCAACAATACCTTCGTAACCCCATGTTGCAACATGAAGTTCTTTTTCAAGCACTTGAACAAACGATTGATCAATTTCTTGCAGAACTTGAACCCTCGCAGCTAGAACACCAATTTAACGAGTATATGTCTGGCGGCTTATTCTCTAGTAAGGAGAAACGTTATTGGCGGATCTACCGAAAACACTTCAAGCGCCGTCAAGACAGCGGAGATTTCAGAAGGCAGTTTAAAGCACTGTTTATGGAAAACATGCAAAAAACACGAGAGGAAAAGTAA
- a CDS encoding transporter substrate-binding domain-containing protein, whose product MMLSCNWLSKHHQYLLIALLGASQSVSAQQATGPSRLLLTTQNWAPYQTYQDGEMQGLALNLVKCALGNMGQPYQITMTGWSDAQLHVHSGTQHGFFVASQTQERDEYATLSAPIAEQKLNWYFGPGVQAQIDELSKVNLKFSAKFGSSKWFWLKRNGYNVVKQPRDARVLLRLLKQREIDVALEDELVFKTELETAAMPKDYFRSELVEVKQMGVYFSNRFLKNYSGFLEAFNSAVTKCEG is encoded by the coding sequence ATGATGTTGTCTTGTAATTGGTTGTCTAAACATCATCAATATCTTCTTATTGCCCTGCTTGGTGCGAGCCAATCGGTAAGCGCTCAACAAGCGACTGGGCCTTCACGCCTACTTTTAACTACACAAAACTGGGCCCCTTACCAAACTTATCAAGATGGTGAGATGCAAGGACTCGCTCTAAATCTTGTCAAATGCGCCCTAGGTAACATGGGCCAGCCTTATCAAATCACCATGACAGGTTGGTCAGACGCTCAACTTCATGTTCACAGCGGCACACAACATGGTTTTTTCGTTGCAAGCCAAACACAAGAACGTGATGAATACGCCACCCTTTCAGCACCAATCGCTGAGCAAAAATTAAACTGGTATTTTGGCCCCGGCGTACAAGCTCAAATCGACGAATTGTCAAAGGTAAATCTTAAGTTTTCTGCCAAGTTTGGGTCGAGTAAATGGTTTTGGCTTAAACGTAATGGTTACAACGTAGTGAAACAACCAAGAGATGCTAGAGTGTTACTAAGGCTTTTAAAACAAAGGGAAATTGATGTTGCCTTGGAGGATGAACTGGTGTTCAAGACTGAGCTTGAGACCGCTGCTATGCCCAAAGATTACTTTCGAAGTGAACTGGTTGAAGTTAAGCAAATGGGTGTTTATTTCTCTAATCGTTTCCTAAAAAACTACTCAGGCTTTCTAGAAGCCTTCAATTCAGCTGTAACTAAGTGCGAGGGATAG
- the icmH gene encoding type IVB secretion system protein IcmH/DotU translates to MDYLDEDTLVWDGGEQSFVAPNSTPDQPKDKRVLVGNQQIEFLRHFDKAENQLINISSELLSITLKIQTLPEPEDLSTLRHQLVKSINEIKAKGAELTYPVAVIDKLCFLYAVVLDEFIIYTDWGEKRGWENKTLLSELFGMRNGGELFFTVADKALRQPHKLIDLLEIIYIFLNVGFRGQYQEAGSEQRKLFIHQLEQIISQYRQIGGIFCHTKVILPKVRKPSRKKRYWITTLFFVCLITTTIALTQFWYNKTHDQRARDFSFLTDYSQRYVLSGEVSDIVFISSDKDLQSAPQRGSKLKAIASPTVTVAPSQTDWLVQLATFSTEKNARAYVNQLPPSSYHTQVDQYRAYFRVIIRTESIQQAREIKDWFSKKASIKPIIVQTSGSVDSKEESN, encoded by the coding sequence ATGGACTATTTAGACGAAGACACATTGGTTTGGGATGGCGGCGAACAAAGCTTCGTTGCCCCTAATAGCACACCAGACCAACCTAAAGACAAGCGCGTACTGGTCGGTAATCAGCAAATCGAATTTCTTCGCCATTTTGATAAAGCTGAGAATCAGCTCATTAATATTAGTAGTGAATTACTATCGATCACATTAAAAATCCAGACACTCCCAGAACCAGAAGACCTCTCGACACTAAGACATCAGCTTGTTAAAAGCATTAACGAGATCAAAGCAAAAGGTGCCGAATTAACCTATCCCGTCGCGGTTATCGACAAGCTGTGTTTTCTATATGCCGTAGTATTAGATGAATTCATCATCTATACAGACTGGGGAGAAAAGCGAGGTTGGGAAAACAAAACGCTCTTAAGTGAGCTTTTTGGCATGCGTAACGGTGGTGAATTGTTTTTTACTGTCGCCGACAAAGCACTACGTCAACCCCATAAACTGATCGACCTACTCGAAATCATTTACATTTTTCTTAATGTGGGATTTCGTGGTCAATATCAAGAAGCTGGTAGTGAACAAAGAAAGTTATTTATCCACCAGCTGGAACAAATCATTAGCCAATATCGGCAAATTGGTGGGATTTTCTGCCACACAAAAGTCATCTTACCCAAAGTACGTAAACCGTCACGCAAAAAGCGTTACTGGATCACGACCCTATTTTTTGTCTGCCTTATCACAACCACCATTGCACTTACCCAATTTTGGTACAACAAAACACATGACCAGCGCGCACGTGATTTTAGTTTTTTAACCGATTACAGCCAGCGATATGTGCTCTCTGGTGAAGTAAGTGACATCGTTTTTATTAGTAGCGATAAGGATTTACAAAGCGCACCTCAACGTGGGAGTAAGTTGAAAGCCATCGCATCACCAACTGTTACTGTTGCGCCTTCCCAAACAGACTGGTTGGTTCAACTTGCGACTTTTTCAACCGAAAAAAATGCACGTGCGTATGTCAATCAACTCCCCCCATCGAGTTATCACACACAAGTTGATCAGTATCGTGCTTATTTCAGAGTCATCATTAGAACAGAGTCCATACAACAGGCTCGTGAGATAAAAGACTGGTTCAGCAAGAAAGCGAGCATTAAACCCATTATTGTTCAGACCTCTGGTTCAGTAGACAGCAAGGAAGAATCGAATTAA
- a CDS encoding ABC transporter substrate binding protein: MIRHFLFALISFSTLFSLPISANEDSKHVVMLLWRGVTDAERGFMDYLSKQRAVTYTQLDAQKDKQALLKHLSHIDELKPDLVYTFGTTTTLALLGTVDKPSEFRLKKRTPVVFNIVTDPVGSQLLEDGKPRSFTGVSHIVPISVQLNVIEQLKGIHRIGVLYNPLENNAVLTANKLQQLAQQHNYTVSLYPLPIVEDQPDLAALPQVITAMKADQIQMAYLPPDSYIISNGETIVRQLHQNQLLTFSATETPLRKHQALFGVVSRYYNAGQFSAHKAEQILSGESQPSEVPVESLSQYSYIVNIDAAKQLDYYPPVSILKISELIGNTP, translated from the coding sequence ATGATAAGACATTTTCTGTTCGCGCTCATTTCATTCAGCACACTATTTTCTTTGCCAATATCAGCCAATGAAGACAGTAAACACGTTGTGATGTTGCTTTGGCGTGGTGTCACCGATGCAGAACGCGGATTCATGGATTATTTGTCGAAACAGCGAGCAGTCACGTACACACAATTAGATGCCCAGAAAGATAAGCAAGCCTTACTTAAGCATCTCAGCCACATTGATGAGCTCAAACCGGACTTGGTGTATACATTTGGTACAACAACCACACTCGCATTGCTTGGCACCGTAGATAAGCCCAGCGAGTTCCGTTTAAAAAAACGAACACCTGTCGTATTCAATATCGTCACCGACCCAGTTGGCTCACAACTGTTAGAAGATGGTAAACCTCGTTCATTTACTGGCGTAAGCCATATTGTGCCGATATCTGTTCAACTTAATGTTATTGAACAACTGAAAGGTATCCATCGTATTGGTGTACTTTACAATCCATTAGAGAACAACGCCGTATTAACCGCCAACAAGCTACAACAGTTAGCTCAACAACACAATTATACCGTTTCGCTATACCCGCTTCCTATCGTTGAAGATCAGCCAGATTTAGCTGCACTACCTCAAGTCATCACTGCGATGAAAGCGGATCAAATACAAATGGCTTACTTGCCACCAGACTCCTACATCATCTCGAATGGAGAAACTATCGTTCGTCAACTGCATCAAAACCAGTTGCTTACGTTCTCTGCTACCGAGACACCGCTACGAAAGCATCAAGCGCTTTTTGGTGTCGTTAGCCGTTATTACAACGCGGGACAGTTCTCTGCGCATAAAGCCGAACAGATCTTGAGTGGAGAGTCTCAACCTTCTGAAGTCCCCGTCGAATCTCTAAGTCAGTACTCATATATCGTCAATATCGATGCGGCAAAACAGCTGGATTACTATCCTCCCGTATCGATTCTTAAAATATCCGAACTAATAGGTAATACACCATGA